CCCAGAAAAAGTTGTGTACTTCCAGGGAAAAGAACTGGATGAAGAACTGGCCCGAGACAAGCATTGTATCTGGTTCATCACCTTCTTTACAGCTTGGAGTCCTGCCTGTTCCAATCTGGCTCCTACATTTGCCAAACTTTCAGCCGAGTAAGAAGTTACTGTTTGTGTCATGAAATTTTTAGTTCTAAAGCTAGTAGCGTAATGTTACGCATGCGGGATGTCAAGGTAAGAATACTGAAGAAGGGTATGACACTAATAAGTTATATAAATGGATGGACCTTGCATGTGAAATATGTGCACTTGCACATATTTAGGTGCATAGAAGTCCCGGTTGGGGCCCTGGTAGTACAGTCGAGTTCGaatcccaggcaggacagaaatgagCTTTTTTCCAAACtttttctctcgcacacacacgaGTCAAACAGAGAAGAAAAAACGTATAACTTTGTTTCTTTTCCCCAttcttgagtgttaaaaagttggaAGTTTTGTTGAATTGTAGAACCGGAATAGAGATTGACGCAGTACGAACGAAGAGAACATGAGAAGCCTCGCCAATCCAATCCTCGACATCGAAAGCAAGGAGACCAGTGGAGGCTAAGTTAACTGTTTCCAAGTCCCTCTCGGAAACGATTACGGAAACTCTCAAGGATTCTCTCCTTAACACCTCCGAAGAGGAGTGGGAGTATGAAATACCTGAGATCTTACACAAATACAAACCAAGATCTCAACTTCCTGTCGGCACCCTCCAGGGAGTCTGGAGAGACAGGAGAGTATGGACAGGACCAGGGTCTAAGACACTTGAACACCTGCCGTTCACCTCAAATCCAGAGGACCTGCTCCAGAAGAATGATACAACAGTCAaagtgctaaaaaaaaaaaaaagttacaggTCAAAGAAATGAAACCTacagaccctaacctaacctgacacaggttTAGAGTGCGACCTGGGTTGAGGTTGAGTATGTAGAGTGGTTAGGAGGGGCCTACAAGTACAAGCACTCTGCACTCCAGGGTGCATAAATAATTttgaatgaattttatacaactgCAGGCAATTGGGGTGTGAGTAAGTACCCCAGGCCCTCCCTGCAATACTGCATCATTGCAAACTTGTAGTTCTTCCACTTGGCTAATAGCTCACACCATAACTGGTGTAAAGTGACTCCAGACTCAGACCACCACTTCACATAAATGTCACTGCAAGCTATCTCTGCTACACTTGGGTTGGCTGTAACTGAACCGCTACACAGCCCAAACTTGCAGCCACAGGTTACTAATAAGAACTGCAGACTTAGCACTTCACTACTTAATGTATTGTCTCTTGCTGGATAAGATTATCGCAGGCTGCTCACGTTGCAGCTGCTTCACCACACTATTCTTACCTCAGATTCTTCTCTGATCCTTCTGATTGGGGCTGTCCTTAGTGTTATGGAAATTCCTGCAGTTGCAGGCTGTGGGGAAGTTGTACAAGACTCCGCATTAAATGATCCTGCTCAGCCACACACGGTGTTCAAAACTATCCCAgactgtaggcgatgagtcacaataacgtggctaaagcaagttgaccagaccacacactagaaggtgaagggacgacgacatttcggtccatcctggaccattctcaagtcgattgtggaatgGTCGATtctcgcaatcgacttgagaatggtccaggacggacaaaaACGTTgtcttcccttcaccttctagtgtgtggtctggtcaactatccCAGACTGTTAGCCACTGCCAAGCTACAACTCGACTAATTGTCCTTGAACTCGCTAGGCTTCTTCTTGCCTCTTCCTAAATCCTTGGCTCTGAACATGGGCTTGTGCATGTCTAGGAATTTCTACAAAATTTGTCCTTCCTTCCACACAGATTTGTGGAGAAAGTCATGTGTCCCACACCAGTGAGATGTCTCGCTGTCTCATGTTGGTGGTCATGTGACATCTGGTCACCACCTGATGGCCCCTGCATTCAATATCACCAATTATGTCCTCTTTCACATCCTGAACTCTAAACACACTTGCCTTTGCTCCTTTGGCAAGAacatctgttacctagcagtaaaataggtacctgggtgttagtcagctgtcacgggctgcttcctgggggtggaggcctggtcgaggaccggaccgcggggacactaaaaagccccgaaatcatctcaagataactcaagataatctGTTCCCAAGCAGAAGCACCacagacattttaaaaaatgtCACTAGGCTGTTTTTCTTTCTAAACTTCAAACTTAAATTTCTCCTATACCAGCAACTTGCAGACTTCGTGTTTGAACTGAAATGAGCATTAGGCCAACAAGTATATACAGAGAGGTAGTAAAATTACTTTTTTTGAAGCCGGGAGAAAAAAATCCCAAACGAAACGGCGACTGTAACATGTCGGCAAGAGCCCCATAAATGGCAGTGCTGGCAATAGGTGCATGGATGACACTGAGGTGCAGAGACAATGGTGATGCCAAAGTCATGAAATATTGTATTGAGAGCATTTGTTTCAAAACGAAACTGCCAAatgctttattttcttctccgaaatATATTTTCAAAGTCATACATTTTTGTTCGTACATTTATTTTGCTATTAGTAACAAATAAAAGAATTATTGTTAAACTACTGTACTTTTAATAAAAAGTAAACTTACAGGGATCAATatagattttatttatttttatttatatatatatacaagaaggtacattgggattgtgaggatacatagtatagtaattacaatcttgtaaagccactagtacgcgcagcgtttatcTGCCATAAGTAGAGAATAACCTGGAAAAGGCTGGGAAACCCTGCCCTTGGCTAATTAATAACCTCCCCTCAGGCTGCAACCCACATCAGTTGCCACACtgttgtacctatttactgttaggcgagcagatgcatcaggtgaaaaaAAGCTTGGCCAGATGTCTCTCATACTGCAGAATTGAAGTTGGGGACTCATTGGTTGTGAGCCAGCGAATCAGACAACTTGAACTACTCGTGTTCGTTATACATTCCTCGAACATTCTACAGCTATAGGAGCTGCCTTTGTTTTAGGGAGATGTTGGGTTGATGTGGCCCTCAGGTTTCAAGTTTATTGAAAGAAAGTGATAAGAAGTTGAATGCATCTCGACTAACACACATTCTGTAAAAGTTTGCACCCCCATTTCACTCCCAATAAATGttaagtatatttatatataaatcctaaggataaaaaaatatatataaataaatgcatAAAGCATATAAAACATAGTATAACAAAATGTACATTatgaaagaaaaaaatacattgcAGTATTGAAATAAATGCAAATTGTATAGAAATAAGCGATTATTATGATCTTGCCATTAATATTTGCTTTCTGAATAAGTAAACCATATATTTAGCAGCCAGAGAGGGGCCCAAAATAACATGAGCTTTAGAAAATAGGCCTACAACATACACAAGAAGTAGGAATAGGCATGATTGCAGTACAGTATACTAAACTTGGATAACTACTGCACTTGTCTGTAGGCCTTGTAATGGAGAGCAAGTCCTGTGTGCTACCAGAGTGAGGTCAAAGAGTGAGGAGTGAGTGAGGTCACTCTGGTATGCTACCAGAGTGACCTTCTCTTCAAGGTCACTTGAAGAGAAGAAACCCAAACCCTCAGAGCAGGTGTATCTGGTGAGGTACAAGCAATGTAAGCCAACTACCAAGGAAGGGAATTCTGCCTACAATCAAAGCAAAATATAAAATGAATATACTTtacatacaagagtttttacatttttgtaaagcctctagtacgcgtagtgtttcgggcaggtccttaaccctaatttccccagaatacgaccccgccgaatcgtttaacaaccaggtacccattcactgctgggtgaacagaggctgcagttaaggattggcgcccggtcaatcttCCCCAGCCAGGATTTGAACCCAGGCCATAGCGCTTGTGAaacgccaagcgagtgtcttGGTTTGCCCCCTTTTCACAAAGGGGGCAAAATCATCACAGTGCAAAACAATGTCTATCCCTTCGAAAATAACGATGAATTTGACATGAGAATTGTTGACTACTAAATCCATGAATATATTCCATCTTGttactaattattttatttgAAATTCTGTACTGTATGTCATTTTATGTATCGGTTAACTTGTTGACATTTCATAAACTTGTATTTCTTGCAGACTAGCATCTTTTACATGTATTGGGCTCTTAGATGTTTGAATAAAAAATTCCAAATTTACTACACAAATTGTTACTCTGGTTTCGGTTAATGCTTTGAGTTAAAATATGTCTTCATTGTCTTTATAAAAAAGTgtaacaagaatgtaacaactcttgtatatatataaaataaatatatggtcATGTGTTATTAATTGCTGCCTATTTTCTTTGGGAATTgaacaaatatatacagtatactgtacataAAAAGCAACAAGTGAAAGATTTCAAGACGGTTAACACTACTTTTACCCCATCAGGTACACTCTAGATAACCTCAAATTTGGGAAGGTTGATGTTGGACGTTATCCAGAAGCGTCCAAACACTATCATATCAATGATTCCACCTTCTCGCTCCAACTTCCTACGATCTCCGTCttcaaggagggcaaggaggttgTACGAAGACCTTGTTTAAATGCTCAGTCAAAGTTTCAGAAGTTTTATTTTACAGAGGTGAGTGCAAATTGAGGCATTGTTATACTCCATGAAACAAAAAATCTACAATTAACGTAAGAGCATAAAGCATCCTTTAATATAGCACACAAGACTATTTTCCGTGTGATATTATGTATCGGTATGAAATTAGGCAACATGCTCGTACCTCAAGAGTCATAACTGCACGTGCACTAGAAAAATGTATAGAACATGTTTTATAGGATATTTTATGTAGATTATTTTATATATCAACACATTTTCCTCTAAAGTAAGTCCTAAGTGAGATATTTGCAAAAAACTGATTTTGGTCACCATTTTTTCAAGATAGCGGTCAAATCTGAGACATTAGAGGGGTGCAAAATTTGTTTATTTAGCACCCTATTATGAAAGATATGAAACGTATTGCAGTTTTCCACGATTTTTTTTCTTAATCTGTATTTTTTCCTCCTCCTGTTGACTGGACTAATGAGAGATAAGAAAGGAGAGTAAATGAAATGTGGGGAAGTTGAAGCACAATACACTCGGGTGGTATGGACATGTTAGTAGGTCTAGCTTTGGTACAGGCAGGTGACAGGTATAGTATCTTTGAAGGAAAGAATAGACAGTATGAAAGAAAGGGTAGGGGGCATCAGAGAGCTTGAAAGATTGCGTTGTGATAACTTCTTGGAGACAGTTCTGTTGTGGCCACCCAATGATAAGATACTCCCTAATGATAGACTGACAATGGGAGTATAAATAGGTATTCCATTTCGATATTACTACTCAACCACATAGCCACCATAACTGTTAGAGATGGTTAGTTGTATCAACTAATTAACACATCAAACAATATCTCCTATAGCTCAGTGATAAACACAGTCATGTAGCAGGCAAACTGTCCTAGATTCAATTCCTGCAGTGAGCCTGAAGCACTTTGGCaacatttgttgaccagaccacacactagaaggtgaagggacgacgacgtttcggtccgtctcctggaccattcttacaatcgacttgagaatggtccaggacagaccgaaacgtcatggtcccttcaccttctagtgtgtggtctggtcaacatactttagccatgttattgtgattcattACCTGCATTGGCAACATTTCCTTgtacctgatgcatctgttcatctagcagtaaataggcacctgggagtcgtGCAACTGctgtgggtggcatcctggggTAAGATCAGTAGTTGACCTAGGGAAACCTTGACAACcctgccagccttcctgtcctcaacAGTGCAAAACATAGTTTAAAACACAACAAAATTGACTTCCTCATTGTACTACTTCCTGTATTCTTCATTCCAGGTTTATACACGACAACTTTTGTCTTATGATGTAATTTTTTTCCTTAATTTTAGGATAATATAAAGGCAGCATTTGACATGAACAACATTTATATGGAGTGTCAGAAGATTCTAGAAGCAAAGAAAGGAAAGAAGGATGATCATGTGAAGTCCGAGTAATTTCAAGCGGAGACGCATAAAATTCTGTACAGCTGTGGAATTTGGCGACGTGTAACTCGGTACGTGTAATAAGGAAGTGTACATCCCTTCCCTGTGACATAACCAGGTGCTGGATGCCAAATAATATGCGAACTGTATAATATTACACTGTAAGCCATATCAGCATAAGAAGACAGAGATGCAGTGCTGTTTACCTAGTAGTTTGgtgatgacaagaccacacactaaaatgtGAAGGGATGACaacattttggtccgtcctggaccattctcaagtcgattgtcacattctagtgtgtggtcttgtcatcatactttagccacgttattgtgactcatcgcctagtaGTTTGGCGTTTGTGAACAGGATCATTTTGGAGGTGGGGCATTCAGACCAGCACTTGGGAAAAGTTGAGCATAAAGATTGCATTGAATGAATATGGTCATTTGTAATTCCCCCAATTTATGTAAAAACTAGTACTGTACAATATTTGAACCAGCTATAATACAGTAGTTTGTTATTTATTGTTTCCTATGCTGTTAATAAGATCTATTCAAATtaggatttttaatacaaaaaataaCTTGCTCAAAGCACTGCAGTCTCAAATATAAATACTGtattatatttatgaattaacacTTAAATCAAATAATTATTACATAAATTTAAAGTGTAAAGGATTCAATTACAGAGTTTCAATACAATATGTGATAAGTCAAGTCTTACTGTTAAGACTTGGCTATAAGACTGAAGAtatttgtacagtactgtactaggaATGTTGATGAAGACAAAAGTGCGATCAGACGTTATCAATATACAAGTGGAAAGTCAAAGCCTTGATATTTTGGAACTGTGTAATTAAATGCCAAATATACAGGAAATATGCATGAACTAAAGCTTGTTTTAACCTTATATATTAATTTCAAAGTATAAGCTTTTCAGAGCATACAGATTTTGAATAAGAACAGTAGAAATTAGTAATTCATTAAAAAGTTAGATATTTATCAAATTTAAAAGATTTTTATTTCTAAGAATTGTCGTGAAGTCTTCCTTTGCGAGAATGTCATCTCGGAGATGGACTATATACATGGAATTTATGTAGAATATTACACATAAATGGTATTTGCATTAAAAGATGAAATGGTGTATGATGCTAAAAATGTTCAAAGGCGTACATAACTGGAAATGAAACCCTTACTGACAACCTAAACAAATAAAGAACATTTAAACTTTCCAACAATGAGAATCTCTTGCTTCATTCTCTGTTGAGGATGAATAATTTAATCatattttctttatttaattatttattaaataatatttattccCTTCCATGCTGGGAGAAGAATTGTTGATAAAAGTAGTGTGTATAAGGGCAGAGTGAACGTCATCTTGGTTGTGATAGTATTTGAAGGTTATAAAAACAAACATAATGCAATGTTATTGATCATAATATATTTTACTGCACACCCATCTGGCCGTGGTTGAATCGTGATTAggaagaagtcagaagccaccagTAAGCTGCCTTGGTCATTATTAAATCACTTATAAATAAAGATTATGAACTTGGTACATTGACAAATTACAATCTGCCTGATTATATCAAGTGTAAATAGGCAACTTGCTCTTGTTGAGGACTAACTAGGCCATGAAAATAGTATATGAATGCTGAAAATAGTATAAGAATGTCATAAAAAAAATTTAGTGGACTCCGAACCTGATGCTCATATTAGCTACGTATCTAATTAATGTACTTTCTGTACATGTTTTGTGCACGAAATAATACGGGTTATCTAACCTCTATAGCACTAGAGATAACTAGGCAAGCTTAGCACACATACTCTTATGGATTATTAAATATACATTTTTAGACCATTGTAATGAAAGGTATTCAGATATCTTGAGCCACTAGCACCAATGGACTGTACATGGAATTATTTCAGTATTGAAGTTGTAAAAAATTTTATCAGCTTGGCTGCAGTGAGATGTTTGCTTGGTAAATAGCCAAAAGACTATTAGTGTACATATTGCATTGATGTATACTTGTATTAATGTGTTTATACCAGTATGCTGGTATTTATACACTTGCGTACACACACAACTAATGCAGTTTACTGCATTCACTCACTGTTTTTTCATCGAGgtacatttcatttcatttcactTTTGAATATATAATCTGCAGtcaggatattttgtaaactaaacaaaaatttcaaaataattgtgaTTGTAAATAATGTTATTGTAAAGTTTGTTTTTTTGTATAATAAAGTTTGGTATTTGTTTTTTTTGTACTTTTAATTGCATTTTTGTTGGACAGTGGTTTGTTTTATTATTCTTTGAATTTTATAGATATGGCAAAATTTTGTGAAAATTTCAGTTACCAGTTCCATAAGCCTACATATTAATAATGTGTAATTTCTTTTTGGCTAGAAATTTTAAATTTTGGACACTTTGTTATATGGGAAATTGTAGCTGGAAAGAGAAGCGAGTACAAATTAAATGATTTTCCTAACATTAATCATTAAATATTAAGGCTTTACTCCCACTGAATACTGTATCCAATTTAACATTCCTAGATAATCCTTATTTTTCAAGTTGCTGTGATTCAGAATGATTTGAAATCTTGCGTTGCCAATGTTCCTTGGCCCCTTGCAATGCACAAACCGATATATGTTGGTTGATGGGTGGTGCACAAACCGATATATGTTGGTTGATGGGTGGTGCACAAACCGATATATGTTGGTTGATGGGTGGTGCACAAACCGATATATGTTGGTTGATGGGTGGTGCACAAACCGGCATGTCATTTGTTGGTAATGTATATAGTAAGATTCAGAACTTGCATATGGTAATCTGGGTAGCAAATAAGACCAGAGGGCTCCAGTGAGCGtctgccatcttgaaaaaaatccccagcattccccttcgGTTGAGATAGGCTCAGTTTCAAAGGAGTAACCATGGCTGACAAATGTGCTTCTAGCTCCCTGTCAACAATGAGTGATTTAGGGACcaaaattaaagacaatttaaaaccATAAGTTAATCTATTAATTGTTTAACATGAGATTTTCACTCATATGGATAACATAATTCATTCATTTCTTTGGATGTTAAGTGACAACAATAATATACAATGtgagtcaccacacaacacactgagGACACTACGGCTGACAGCCCTTGAAAATCACACAACACCTTAAGTTGGAAACGCACTCAATTTGTCACCTTAAAGTTCAACTCGCCAAAGTCTCTGAGCCTAAGTTTGATAGAGAAGGGGGAGGTTATTGTGGACAAAGTCCCCACCTAAGCCTGACAGCTTAGACAGGCTGTGGCCTGGCGATAAGCAAGCTAACTCTAGATCTTCGAACCTTTTTGTGTCTGATCTCTCTCCTGAATGTACAGTTCCCTGGGTACTTAAGGGAGGAACTGGGAGTTAAGCTCCGCCTACAGATAGCCTCAggcgggtccatagaattaccccaatcatcccaaatcagttcgttcattgaacaccgaaccctacacgccctctgatatattgcttaattaacaaatattcacaaataaagattatatttgtatatgttatcagaaaggcagatataaaatagtttttgtgaatccatcacagagattataccttattagagaggaaaaatattcatactttaaacaaggcttcatggccgacgctctccttaccgatatgggaactatgaccttcc
This genomic window from Procambarus clarkii isolate CNS0578487 chromosome 85, FALCON_Pclarkii_2.0, whole genome shotgun sequence contains:
- the LOC123746726 gene encoding thioredoxin-related transmembrane protein 2 homolog, whose amino-acid sequence is MKLLDDLKQLAHPYHVINLLMSLSFLFSKYVPGVCEVLFPADQCGELSMWESEVLFFMLVIIMFRSRKSGSRNMVAYISVFNMYAKICNIVLWFTADVVYGIIYIILALIHFLVIGEPVYQGPEKVVYFQGKELDEELARDKHCIWFITFFTAWSPACSNLAPTFAKLSAEYTLDNLKFGKVDVGRYPEASKHYHINDSTFSLQLPTISVFKEGKEVVRRPCLNAQSKFQKFYFTEDNIKAAFDMNNIYMECQKILEAKKGKKDDHVKSE